The genome window TCGGCGCGGATCGGGTTGTCCAGGGTGCGGATCACCTCATCCTGGCCATAGATCGGCGCGTCCTTGGTGTTCTCGCCGAGGCTCTTGCCGTTGACCGTCAGGGCATTCGGATTGGGAATCAGATTGGCCTCGCCGAGGCGCCGCAGCACGGCGGGCAGACCGCCGGCGTAGTAGAACTCTTCCATCAAAAAGCGCCCGGACGGTTGCAGGTCGACGATGGTCGGCATGCCGCGACCGATACGGGTCCAGTCGTCCAGGTCCAGCTGCACGCCGATGCGTCCGGCAATGGCCTTGAGGTGGATCACCGCGTTGGTGGAACCGCCGATGGCGGCGTTGACGCGGATGGCGTTTTCGAAGGCTTCCTTGGTCAGGATCTTCGACAGCTTGAGGTCTTCACGGACCATTTCCACGGCGCGCATGCCGGACATATGGGCCAGCACATAACGCCGTGCATCCACGGCCGGAATCGCCGCGTTGTGGGGCAGGGAGGTGCCGAGGGCTTCGGCCATGCAGGCCATGGTCGAGGCGGTGCCCATGGTGTTGCAGGTACCGGCCGAGCGGGACATGCCTCCCTCGGCCGCGAGGAAGTCGTCGATGGTGATGGTGCCGGCCTTGACCTGCTCGCTCAATTGCCAGACCACGGTACCCGAACCGATGTCCTGGCCTTTGTGCTTGCCGTTGAGCATCGGCCCGCCGGTGACGACGATGGCCGGGACGTCGCAACTGGCGGCGCCCATCAGCAACGCCGGGGTGGTCTTGTCGCAACCGGTGAGCAGCACGACGCCGTCAATCGGGTTGCCGCGAATCGCTTCTTCCACGTCCATGCTCGCCAGGTTGCGGGTCAGCATGGCGGTGGGGCGCAGGTTCGATTCGCCGTTGGAGAACACCGGGAACTCCACCGGGAAGCCCCCGGCTTCGATCACGCCGCGCTTGACGTGCTCGGCGATCTGCCGGAAGTGCGCGTTGCACGGCGTCAGCTCCGACCAGGTGTTGCAGATGCCGATGATCGGCTTGCCGTGGAACTGATGGTCGGCGATGCCCTGATTTTTCATCCAGCTGCGGTACATGAAGCCGTTTTTGTCGGCCGTGCCAAACCATTGGGCCGAGCGCAGGGAGGGTTTCTTATCAGACATGATCGATTCTCTTATTGTATGACTATATTGTTCGAGCTTGAGCGTAACATAAGCGCAAATTGCGCGCTTTGGAAGTGTTGTTGGGTAAATAGTATTACTATATAGTCCGATTCAACGGAGGGGTTGTCCTGGCGGTCATTCGCGAGAGAAATCCCCCGAGGTTCCATAACAACAACAATCGGAGACCGGTCCCATGAGCCAGGAATTGCGGCTTATTCGCCGCATTACGCTGAAACTGATTCCCTTCCTGATCCTGCTGTACCTGATCGCCTACGTGGACCGCTCCGCGGTGGGCTTCGCCAAGCTGCACATGGGCGCCGACATCGGTATTGGCGACGCCGCCTACGGCCTGGGTGCCGGGCTGTTTTTCATCGGTTACTTCCTGCTGGAGATCCCCAGCAACCTGATGCTGGAGCGCTTCGGTGCCCGGCGCTGGTTCGCCCGGATCATGATCACCTGGGGCGCCATCACCATCGGCATGGCGTTCGTGCAGGGCCCTCATAGCTTCTATGTGATGCGCTTTCTGCTGGGCGCGGCGGAAGCCGGGTTCTTCCCGGGCGTGCTGTACTACATCACCCAGTGGTTCCCGGTGCGCCATCGCGGCAAGATCCTGGGCCTGTTCATCCTGTCCCAACCTATTGCAATGATGATCACCGGCCCCGTGTCCGGCGGCTTGCTGGGCATGGACGGGATTCTCGGCCTGCACGGCTGGCAGTGGCTGTTCATCGTCATCGGCCTGCCGGCGGTGCTGTTGACCTGGCCGGTGCTGCGTTATCTGCCGGATGGTCCGCAACAAGTGAAATGGATGGACCAGGCCGAGAAGGACTGGCTGACCGGTGAGCTGAAAAAAGATTTGCAGGAATACGGCCAGACCCGCCACGGCAATCCGCTGCATGCCCTCAAGGACAAGCGTGTCTTGCTGCTGGCGCTGTTCTACCTGCCGGTGACCCTGAGCATCTACGGCCTGGGCCTGTGGCTGCCGACGCTGATCAAGCAGTTCGGCGGCAGCGACCTGGTGACGGGTTTCGTCTCGTCGGTGCCATACATCTTCGGCATCGTTGGCCTGCTGATCATACCCCGCAGTTCCGACCGCTTGAACGACCGCTACGGTCACCTCGCCGTGTTGTACGTGCTGGGCGCCATCGGCCTGTTCCTCAGCGCCTGGTTGTCGGTGCCGGTGTTGCAACTGGCGGCGCTGTGCCTGGTGGCGTTCGCGCTGTTTTCCTGCACGGCGGTGTTCTGGACCTTGCCAGGGCGTTTCTTTGCCGGTGCCAGTGCGGCGGCGGGTATTGCGTTGATCAACTCGGTGGGCAACCTGGGCGGTTACATTGGTCCGTTCGTGATCGGTGCGCTGAAGGAGTACACCGGTAACCTGGCCTCGGGGCTGTATTTCCTGTCCGGTGTGATGGTGTTCGGCCTGGTGTTGACCGGCGTGGTCTATCGGTTGCTGGAACGCAAGCATGTGCTGCCGGCGGACCAGTTCGCCGCCAGCGCCCGGGGGGCGACGCGTACCTAGATCACTGCACTTAACTGTGGGAGCGAGCTTGCTCGCGATAGCAGTCTCTCATTCACCGATGATGTCGACTGTCAGACCGCCATCGCGAGCAAGCTCGCTCCCACAAGGGGGCTGCACCGAATTCAAGTTTTGCTTACAAGGAGAAAGATATGCGTTTAGTTCAGTTCGAATTGAGTAACGGCGAACGCCGCGTCGGTGTGGTCGACGGCGATCAGGTGCGCGAAGTGCAGGGCGCCGGTAGCGTGCGCGAGCTGGCGCTGGCGGCCATCGAGGCGGGTGTGAAGCTTGAGCAGCAGGTCGACAGCCTGGGCCTGGGGACGGGTCATGACTACGCCCGGTTGCTCGGTGAGTTGCGCATCCTGCCACCGCTGGACCACCCGGACCCGGCGCACCTGTTGGTCAGCGGTACCGGCCTGACCCACCTGGGCAGCGCCTCGGCCCGGGACAAGATGCACCAGCAGGCCGGCGACGAAGCGACCATGACCGACACCATGCGCATCTTCAAGTGGGGCGTGGAGGGCGGTAAACCCCAGGCCGGGCAGACCGGCGTGCAACCGGAATGGTTCTACAAGGGCGACGGCAGCATCGTCGTTCGTCCGGGCCATCCGTTCCCGCTGCCGCCCTTTGCCGAAGACGCCGGCGAAGAGCCGGAAATCAGCGGCCTGTATGTCATCGGCCACGACGGCAAGCCCTATCGCCTGGGCTTCGCGGTGGGCAACGAGTTTTCCGACCACGTCATGGAACGCAAGAATTACCTGTACCTGGCCCACTCGAAACTGCGCAGTTGCAGTTTTGGCCCGGAACTTCGCGTCGGTGAACTGCCTCAACATCTGTCCGGGACCAGTCGTATCCTGCGCAATGGCGAAGTGCTGTGGCAGAACGAGTTCCTCAGCGGCGAGGCGAACATGTGCCACAGCCTCGAGAACCTGGAGTTCCACCACTTCAAGTACAGTCAGTTCCTGCGCCCGGGGGACGTCCACGTTCACTTCTTCGGCACCGCGACCCTGTCGTTCGCCGACGGCATCCGCACCCAGCCGGGGGATGTGTTCGAAATCAGCCAGGCTGAATTCGGCGCGCCGCTGGTCAACGGCATTGCCCCGGTAGACGCGGTGTTCAACCCGGGTACTATCGGCACACTTTAAAGGAGACTTGCGATGAACCAGATCCTTGGCCACAACTACATCGGCGGCGCACGCAGCGCGGCCGGCCAGACTCGCCTGCAGAGCGCCGACGCCAGCACCGGCGAGGCTTTGCCCCATGATTTCATCCAGGCCACGGCCGAAGAAGTCGATGCTGCCGCCAAGGCCGCGGCTGCGGCTTATCCGGCCTACCGAAGCCTGAGCGCGGTGCGCCGGGCCGAGTTCCTCGAGGCCATTGCCGATGAACTGGACGCCTTGGGCGATGAATTCGTGGCCGTGGTCTGCCGTGAAACCGCGCTGCCGGCGGCACGGATCCAGGGCGAGCGCGGTCGCACCAGCGGCCAGATGCGCCTGTTCGCCAAGGTCTTGCGCCGAGGCGATTTCTACGGCGCGCGCATCGACCGGGCATTGCCTGAGCGCACGCCGCTACCGCGTCCGGACCTGCGCCAATACCGCATCGGCCTGGGGCCGGTGGCGGTGTTCGGCGCCAGTAACTTCCCCCTGGCGTTTTCCACCGCCGGCGGCGACACGGCGTCGGCCCTGGCGGCCGGTTGCCCAGTGGTGTTCAAGGCCCACAGCGGCCACATGGCGACCGCCGAGCACGTGGCCGATGCGATCATTCGCGCGGCGGAAAAAACCGCGATGCCGGCTGGCGTGTTCAACATGATCTACGGCGGTGGTGTCGGCGAATGGCTGGTCAAGCATCCGGCGATCCAGGCTGTGGGCTTCACCGGTTCTCTCAAGGGCGGGCGTGCCCTGTGCGACATGGCGGCCGCACGGCCGCAGCCGATTCCGGTGTTCGCCGAAATGTCGAGCATCAACCCTGTGATCGTGTTGCCGCAAGCGCTGGAAACCCGCGCCGAGAGCGTCGCTCGCGACTTGACCGCCTCGGTGGTGCAGGGCTGTGGTCAGTTCTGTACCAACCCGGGCCTGGTGATCGGCATTCGCTCGCCGCAATTCACCGCCTTCACCCAGCAAGTGGCCGCGCTGATTGGTGACCAGGCGCCCCAGACCATGCTCAACGCCGGCACGCTGCAAAGCTACGGCAAGGGCCTGCAGAAATTGCTCGCTCACCCGGGTATCGAGCACCTGGCCGGGCGCGAGCAGCAGGGCAACCAGGCCCAGCCGCAGCTGTTCAAGGCCGATGCCAGCCTGCTGATCAACGGTGACGAGGCGCTGCAAGAAGAAGTGTTCGGCCCGACCACGGTGTTTGTCGAAGTCGCCGACCAGGCACAACTGACCGCCGCGCTGAACGGCCTGCACGGCCAACTGACCGCGACGATGATTGGCGAGCCGGCGGATTTCGAACGGTTCGGCGAATTGACACCGCTGCTGGAACAGAAGGTCGGCCGCATCCTGCTCAACGGTTATCCGACCGGGGTCGAGGTGTGTGATTCGATGGTGCACGGCGGGCCTTACCCGGCGACGTCCGATGCCCGGGGCACCTCGGTGGGCACATTGGCGATCGATCGCTTCCTGCGCCCGGTGTGCTTCCAGAACTATCCCGACAGTCTGCTGCCGGAACCGCTGAAGAACGCCAACCCGCTGGGGATCCTGCGGTTGGTGGATGGGGTGCCGGGGCGCGAGGCGCTCTGACGGCCGCGGTGGGGCAGTTGCATTGAGGTTTGATGGACTGCCGCCATCGCGAGCAAGCTCGCTCCCACACTGGATTTTTTGTGAACACAAGATCTGTATTCACTGAAATCCTAATGGTGGGAGCGAGCTTGCTCGCGATGGCGATCGCCCGGTCAACATCGCTTCTGAAGTGATGGCCCAAGGTCCACTCGCCCATTGGGTTATCATGGCCACTTTCCCAAAGACCGACTGATCACCATGACTGCCGTAACCGACCCCCTGCTGCTTGCCCTCGAATCCTGCGACATGCTGATTATCGATGGGCTGCACGCATTCAATTTTGAGCTCGACGATCAGGACCAACTGCACGTCGAGTGCATGAACGGCCGCACCCTCGAGCACTGGCGTTTCACGCCGGCGCAAATGCAGGCCGCGACGTTCGACAAGGCTTCGAATCACTGGATCATCACCAGTGATTCCGGTGACCACCGTCTGGAATGCGTGGACGCCACCAGCGGCCACGACGATGAGGACGACGAAGATGAAAATGCGTAGTTTCTGGCCGCTGTTGATGGCCGGCAGCCTGGGCGCCATGGGCGTCCAGGCGGACTCCGAAGAGCGTCATCAACTGCTGGTGGGGTCTTATACCGCCGGGCAGAGCCAAGGCATCTATCGGTTGCAGTTCGACAGCCGTACCGGCCAGATCGACGCCAACCCCTTGCAAGTGATCAAGACGGACAACCCCTCGTGGCTGACTCTCTCGCCCGACCTGACCCGGCTGTTCGTGGTCAACGAAAACGGTCCGGGCCAGAAAGACCCGGTGGGCAAGGTCAGCAGCTACGCCATCGACCCGAAGACCCATGCCATCAGCCTGATCAACCAGGTGCAATCCCTGGGCAACGAGCCGACCCATTCCAGCCTCAGCGGCGATGGTCGGCACCTGCTGGTCAGCAACTATTCGGTCGTGGAAGACCCGGGCGGCACCCTGGCGGTATTGCCGGTGGGTGCCGACGGCAAGCTGTCGCCGGTGGTGCAGTTGAGCAGCCATCAACCGAGCCGGGTCAACCCCGAGCGGCAGATGTCGGCCCATGTGCACGCGGCGGTCTCCTCGCCCGATGGCAAGTACGTGTTCGCCAACGACCTGGGGGCGGACAAGGTGTTCATCTACCGCTACGACCCCAAGGCCAATCCCGAGCTGCCGCTGATCGCCGCCGACCCGGCTTTCGTGCAGTTGCCACCTGGCAGCGGACCGCGTCACCTGCTGTTCAGCGCTGACGGCAAGCACGCCTGGCTGACCATGGAAATGAGCGCGCAAGTGGCGGTGTTCGATTACCAGGACGGCCGCCTGACCCAGCGTCAACTGGTCGACCTGGCCGCCGGCAAACCCCAGCCGGGCAGGGCGGCGGCTGCGCTGCATGCTTCCAGGGACGGCAAGTTCCTCTACGTCAGTAACCGTGGCACCACCAATGAAGTGCTGGTGTTCGCCATTGACCCGGCTGCGGGTACGCTCAAAGAGCTGCAGCGGCGCTCGGTCGAAGGCGATCATCCGCGGGAGTTCAGCCTCGACCCGAGCGGGAAATTCCTGCTGATTGCCAATCAGAAGAGCAACCAGATCGTGGTGGTCGAGCGCGATCCGAAGAGCGGTCTGCTGGGTAAAACCGTGCAGAAAATGCCGATGGATGCGCCGAGCGACTTGAAGTTCATGCTGCGTCAATAGACCGCAGGCCTTGGTTTTCAAGGCCTGCGCCGTTGTATCAACGAGACTGATATTCGCTAGTATTGCAAAGCATTTCAAAGCGAGACGCCTCGGCGCGTAAGTTTGCTCCACGGCCCAACCGGGCAAGTCAGCCAACTGAATCCGAGGTCTACCGCCATGAATCTGAATCTCTTCTCCGTGATCGCCGCTTCCGCCATCTCTGCCACCGTAGCGCTGCCCGCCAGTGCCAGTGTCGAGATCAGCGACAAGAAAAACCGTACCCAGAGCTACACCGAGAAATACCTGCAACAAAGCGCCAACTTCTATGCGGCGCTGGACCACAAGACCCAACACTGAAATCTCGCGCAACGCCTGAAGCCTGCGATCTTTTCATCTTCACTGAACATTCAGGTGAAAGAGAAAAGATCGCAGGCTTCGCCGTTTCTGGAAAAATCCCGCTGTAATATCACTTGGCCATGTGTTTAAATTTGACGCTGACAAATTGACTCCTTCGCAGATAAGGATCGACACCATGGCGATGCGTCTGGCAGTGATGCTGCTGTTTCTCTACTCCACGCCGATTGTCTCGGCGGCCCAACCGGATGCCGGTGAGTTGGAAGTGGCACGTGAGCGCTTATTGAGTCTGCTGAGCGATTGATCGGACCAGGCCGGTTATTGATATTTTGTGGGAGCAAGGCTTGCCCGCGATGAAGGCGATGCGGTCCTTCAGAAATCGAGTCGCCTGTATCGCGGGCAAGCCTTGCTCCCACAGAAATCCCCTCGCCACAAGGGTTTTGTGCAGGGCGTTATTTGGCCATGATCGCCACGAACAGCTCGGACTCCAGGAACCTCTGCAACCAATCCTGTAGCCGGGGATAGGGCGCCTGGGCAAACCAGTCGCGGTCGACGTGGGCGAATTGCCGTATGAAGGGCATCACTGCCACGTCCGCCAGGCTCTGGTGCTCCGCTGCCAGAAACGGCCGGGTTGCAAGCAGTGCCTCCAGGCGACGCAGAAAGTCTTCGCCCTGGCTGCGGTAATGCTCCTTCGGGTACTCGGGGTAGCGCTCGGGGTACTTGTAGCGATTCAAGTGCAGCTTGAACACCTGGTCGTTTTCCTCGATCAACGCCGCCGTCAACGCCTGGCCGTCGGCGTTGTCCCGTAGCCGCCAGTCTTGCGGGTCGTGCTGGGCCAAGGCCCAGCTCATGATCTCCAGGCTTTCATCGATCACCCGGCCATCGACCTGCAGCACCGGCACCGTGCCTTTGCTGGAGAGGGCGAGCATCTCGGCGGGCTTGGCCTTCAGGCTGACTTCGACAATCGTCACCTCGACCGCGCTGTAGCGCAAGGCCATGCGCGTCCGCATCGCGTAGGGGCAGCGGCGGAAGGAATAGAGCGTGGCGCGGCTCATTTCACTTCCACCGTGCTCAACCCGTTGCCCTGACGACGGACCTGGATCTGCACCGGGATCCGCTCGTGCATTTCCTGCACGTGGGAAATCACCGCGACCTTGCGGCCTTGGGCCTGCAAGCCGTCGAGGGCGTCCATCGCCAGTTGCAGCGATTCGGGGTCGAGGCTGCCGAAGCCTTCGTCGATGAACAGCGATTCGATCCTCAATGTGCTCGACGCCATCGAGGCCAGGCCCAGGGCCAGGGCGAGGGAGACCAGGAAGGTTTCGCCGCCGGACAACGAATGCACCGAGCGCAGTTCATCCCCCATTTCCGTGTCCATCACCAGCAGACCGAGCATGCTGCCGCCACGCTTGAGCCGGTAGCGGCGCACCAGTTGTCGCAGTTGGGCATTGGCGTGATGCACCAGCAAGTCGAGGTTGTAGGCCTGGGCCAGTTTGCGGAAGCGGTCGCCGGTAGCCGAGCCGATCAGCGCATCGAGGCGTGCCCAGCGCTGGTATTCGGCGTAGGCCTGTTCGATCTGCTGGGCCAGGGCTTGGTTGGCGTTCTGTCGGCGCTGGTCCTCGGCCTGTTCGGCACGCAGTTCGGCGCAACGCTGTTCGCTGACGGCGAATTGAGTTTGCAGTTCGGCGAGGGCTTCGGCGAGTTGTTCGGGCGCCAGGTTGCCGTTGTGCTGGGCCTGGTGGTTGTGCAGGCGCTGCTCGCGTTCGGTGAGCAATACGCTGGCCTGTTCGATGGCTTTTTCGCTGTTGAGCAAGCGCTGGCGCAACTGGCCGACGTGTTGCTCGTCCAGGCCGAGCAGGGCTTCAAGGGCGGCATCGTCCAGTTCAGGATGGCCGGTGCGCCACTGCGCGATACCCGTGGTCAACGCCTGAAGTTCGTGGTCCAGGGATTGCGCCTGCTCCTGGCGGGCCTTGAGTTCGGCGGCCAGTTGCACAAGGCTGTTGCGCACTTGCTGCAACTGCTGATTGGCCGTCGCCTCGGCCTCCCGGGTCTGTTCCAGGCGCTGGTCGAGTTGTTGTTGCCATTGTTCGGCGCTGAGGTGTTCGCCGAGCAGTTGCGCGAGTTTCTCCTGGCAGGCCTGCTGTTGCTCGCTCAGGGCGCTGAATTGCAGGCGGGCCGCTTCCAGTTGCTGGACGCGGGTCTGCTGGCGGTCCTGCTCTTTCTCCAGGGTCTGCTGGCGCTGGCGTTGTTCGTCCAGTTCGTCGCGCTGCTGTTCCAGTTGCTCCAGGCGTTGGGCAATCTGCTGGTCGAGCTGCAGGAAGGTCGCGGCGGGTTCGCTGCGCAAGGCCTGCAAGGTGTCCGCCGGTAGCAGGGTGCTGAAGTGGTTCAGTTCCTCGTCCAGGCGCTGGCGGTCGCGGGCCAGTGCTTGCTGCTGGTTGCCCAGGTGGTGTGACGCCTGCTGGCTGGCCGTTTCGGCCTCGCGCAGGCGCTGGCCCATGCGTGCGGCGTCCTGTTGCAGGGTCAGCAGGGCGGCTTGGCGTTGTTCGTCCTGGCCGATGCGCAGGTGCAATTGGCTGTTCTGTTGGGCCAGCCAGGCGTCGCGCTTGCTCGCATCCTGGGCCAGCAGTTGCGCCGACAACGGGTGGGCTTCCAGGCTGGGCGCCAGGCTCTGTTGCTGGCTGGCGAGCTGTTCCTGTTGTTGTTTGAGTTCCTTGAGCTGGGCAATGACCCCGCTGTATTGCGCCCGCAGGTCGATGACTTTCTCATTGAGCTGTTCGACGGCTTTGCGGGCGTTGGCCTCTTCGGCTTCATCGAAGCGTCCGAGGTTTTCCAACAGGGCTTCGGGCTGATGATAAGGGTGCTCGACGCTGCCACACACCGGGCAGGGCTGCTCGTCCTGCAACTGTGCGCGCAGTTGTTCGACGCTTTCACTGCGGGCCAGGCGCTGGCGTTCCAGCAGTTCGCGGGTCACGGTCAGGGTCTGTTCGGCGATGGTCAGCTCGGCCTTGGCTTCGCCGCCCTCACGCACCAGGCGGTCACGTTCCTGCAACGCCTGTTGTTGGCGTTGCTCGAGCTCGGCACCCCGTTTGTCCAGTTCTTGCTGACTGGCCCACAGCCGGGTCAGGTCTTCGAAGGCGCGCAGTTGCTTGCGGTTGTCTTGCAGCAGGGTGCCGAGCAATTGGATCTGTTCGGCCACGGCCTCCGGCTCGGCGCCGGCTTCCTTGTACAGCACCTCAAGGTCTTGTCGGCGGCTGGCCAGTTCCTCGGCGGCACGGGCGGCGCCTTGCTCCAGCATGGAGAGTTCGGCCAGGCCCTGGTTCAGGCGATTGCCGATCAGCATCAGTTGTTGGAGGCGGTCGCGATAGGCGTTCCAGGCGTCGCTCAGCGGTGCCAGGTGCGTACTTTGTTCAAGCTCGCCGGCGATTCGCTGCAAGCGCTCGGCCACCTGTTTCTGCTGTTCGAGCAAGGTGTCGATGGCGCGCTGGCCTTCGGTGCACGCTTGTTGCGCCTGGTCCTGGTGCCCGGCGGCCTGGCTGGCGTCCCTGACGAGACGGGCGAGGGTGCTTTGCTCCTCGAAAGCCTGGCGTAATAACGGCGCACTGTCGCTGCTTTGTTGCCGGGCCGCGACCAATGCCAGTTGCGTGACGCCCAGGCCTTTTTCGAGTTCGGCTTGCTGCTGGTGCAGGTCGATTTGCTGCTGGGTGAGCTGCTGGATCTGCGCGGCCAAGGGCTCGAGCTGTCGGCTCAGTTCCGCCTGGCGGATGAACTGATGGCGTTGGGGCGCCAACTGTTCCAGGCGGGTCAGTTTCAGGCGTTCGTCGGCCAGGGCGTGCCAATCGGCCTGGGCCTGTTGCAACTGTTCGGCGGCGCTGGCGTGTTCATCCTGCAATTGGCGCAGGTCGCGCAGCCAGGTGTGTTGCTGCTCCAGTTGCTTGAGTTGCGCCTGTTGGGCCTTGAGTTGTTGCTGGGCGTCGTTGAAGCGCTGGTCGAGCTCGGCCCGGGCTTCGGGGGCCAGCGGGGTGACACCGGTGGCCTGGTCCTGCAGCTGTTTGTGGTTTTCCTTGGCTTGCTTGGCCTTGTCGAAGGCGCGACGACCGAGGCGGGTATACAGGGCGGTGTCGGTGAGTTTTTCCAGCAGTTCGCTGCGGTCGTTGTCATCGGCCTTGAGGAACGCGCTGAACTCGCTCTGGGCCAGCAACACGGCGCGGGTGAACTGCTCGAAGTTCAGGCCAAGGGCGGCTTCGAGCTGGGTCTTGTATTCGCCTTTCTGGCTCGCCAGCAGTTGATCGTTGTCCAGGTCCCGCAGGCTCTGGCGGCTGGCTTGTAATTTGCCGCCGGCCTTTTCCCGGGCGCGATTGGCTTCCCAGCGGGCCCGGTAGCGGCGCCCGTCGAGGCCGCGAAAATCCACTTCGGCAAAACCATCGCCGGTGCCACGGCGCAACAGTGTGCGCGGATCGCCCGTGGCAATCTCGCCATCGACGTCCGGCACCTTGGCATCGCGACCGGTGTTGTTGAGGCGCGGCACAGCGCCGAACAGCGCCAGGCACAAGGCGTCGAGCAGCGTACTCTTGCCGGCCCCGGTGGGACCGGTAATGGCGAACAGGCCGGCGCTGGCCAAGGGTTCGGCGGTGAAATCGATTTCAAACGGCCCGGCCAGGGACGCCAGGTTCTTCAGGCGGATCGCGAGGATCTTCATGGTTGCTCGCTCTCCATCTGCACGTCTTGCAACAGCACGGCAAAGTCCTTGAGGGTCTGTTCATCCACTTCGTTGCCATAGGTGTCCTGCCAGGCGCGGCTGAACAGTTCCTGCGGGCTGAGTTGATCCAGTTCCACCAGCGCGTTGCCGTCATCGGCACTGCCGGTGCCACCGTTGCCGGCGTACTCGGCGGCGATCCGCACCAAGCGCACGGCCTTGCCTTGCAGTGCGGTTTCAACCTGGTGGCGCAGGTCCGGCTGCGGTTCGTCGAGGCGCACCCGCACTTCCAGCCAGGGTTGGCGTTGGACGTCGGCCAACAGGTCGATGTCGGGCAGCTCCTTGAGTTGCCCAAGGATATCGGCCAGGGGGGCCGGGCCCAGGCGTTGCAGGTTGACAGCCCGGGGAATCAGGCGCGGTTCGACCTTGACCAGGGTTTCGCCGTCCAGGGTGATGTCGAGAATCTGATGCTGGTAGCCAATTTCCGAGAATGACAGCGGGATCGGCGAGCCGCTGTAGCGGATGCGCTCTTCGCCGTTGACCTTCTGCGGTTTGTGCAAGTGGCCGAGGGCGACGTAGCTGATGCTCGGGCCGAACAGGCTGGCGGGCAGGGCCTCGGCGTTGCCGATGATCAGGCTGCGCTCGGAGTCCTCGGACACCGAACCGCCGGCCATGTGCGCATGACTGATGGCAATCAGCGCCTGGCCTTTCTTGCGCTTGCTGTTGGCCGCGGCGATCAGCCACTCATGCACCTGGCCGATACCCCGCAGGTAGTCGTCGCCCAGTTGCGCGCCGGTGACTTCGGCGGGACGCAGGAACGGCAGGGCCAGGCACCACGCCTTGACCTTGCCCTTGGCATCGGGCAATGGCAACAACAGGCGCTCGACGTCCAGTTGGCCGTCGTCCAGCCACAACACCCGGCCCAGGGCGTGGGTGCGCAAGCGTCGCATCAGCGGCGCAGGCAGTTCGATTCGCGAGCCGGAGTCGTGGTTGCCGGCGATCATCACGATGGTCAGGTTGGCGTTTTGCTCATGGGCGCTGACGATGAAGTCGTAGAGCCGCTCCTGGGCTTTGACCGGCGGGTTGACGGTGTCGAAGATGTCACCGGCGATCAGCAGTACGTCGGGTTTTTCGTGGGTCAGCTGACGCAGCAGCCAGTCGAGGAAGCAGGCGTGTTCGAAATCGCGTTCCTGACCGTGCAGGTTTTGCCCCAGGTGCCAGTCGGAGGTGTGAAACAGACGCAAGGCAAACTCCAGAAAACAGATGATGGCCGCGGGGAAGAGAAGGGCGGCTAAAAGAAGGAGAGTTTACTGGGAAA of Pseudomonas fluorescens contains these proteins:
- a CDS encoding glutathione S-transferase; the protein is MSRATLYSFRRCPYAMRTRMALRYSAVEVTIVEVSLKAKPAEMLALSSKGTVPVLQVDGRVIDESLEIMSWALAQHDPQDWRLRDNADGQALTAALIEENDQVFKLHLNRYKYPERYPEYPKEHYRSQGEDFLRRLEALLATRPFLAAEHQSLADVAVMPFIRQFAHVDRDWFAQAPYPRLQDWLQRFLESELFVAIMAK
- a CDS encoding exonuclease SbcCD subunit D C-terminal domain-containing protein produces the protein MRLFHTSDWHLGQNLHGQERDFEHACFLDWLLRQLTHEKPDVLLIAGDIFDTVNPPVKAQERLYDFIVSAHEQNANLTIVMIAGNHDSGSRIELPAPLMRRLRTHALGRVLWLDDGQLDVERLLLPLPDAKGKVKAWCLALPFLRPAEVTGAQLGDDYLRGIGQVHEWLIAAANSKRKKGQALIAISHAHMAGGSVSEDSERSLIIGNAEALPASLFGPSISYVALGHLHKPQKVNGEERIRYSGSPIPLSFSEIGYQHQILDITLDGETLVKVEPRLIPRAVNLQRLGPAPLADILGQLKELPDIDLLADVQRQPWLEVRVRLDEPQPDLRHQVETALQGKAVRLVRIAAEYAGNGGTGSADDGNALVELDQLSPQELFSRAWQDTYGNEVDEQTLKDFAVLLQDVQMESEQP
- a CDS encoding AAA family ATPase, with product MKILAIRLKNLASLAGPFEIDFTAEPLASAGLFAITGPTGAGKSTLLDALCLALFGAVPRLNNTGRDAKVPDVDGEIATGDPRTLLRRGTGDGFAEVDFRGLDGRRYRARWEANRAREKAGGKLQASRQSLRDLDNDQLLASQKGEYKTQLEAALGLNFEQFTRAVLLAQSEFSAFLKADDNDRSELLEKLTDTALYTRLGRRAFDKAKQAKENHKQLQDQATGVTPLAPEARAELDQRFNDAQQQLKAQQAQLKQLEQQHTWLRDLRQLQDEHASAAEQLQQAQADWHALADERLKLTRLEQLAPQRHQFIRQAELSRQLEPLAAQIQQLTQQQIDLHQQQAELEKGLGVTQLALVAARQQSSDSAPLLRQAFEEQSTLARLVRDASQAAGHQDQAQQACTEGQRAIDTLLEQQKQVAERLQRIAGELEQSTHLAPLSDAWNAYRDRLQQLMLIGNRLNQGLAELSMLEQGAARAAEELASRRQDLEVLYKEAGAEPEAVAEQIQLLGTLLQDNRKQLRAFEDLTRLWASQQELDKRGAELEQRQQQALQERDRLVREGGEAKAELTIAEQTLTVTRELLERQRLARSESVEQLRAQLQDEQPCPVCGSVEHPYHQPEALLENLGRFDEAEEANARKAVEQLNEKVIDLRAQYSGVIAQLKELKQQQEQLASQQQSLAPSLEAHPLSAQLLAQDASKRDAWLAQQNSQLHLRIGQDEQRQAALLTLQQDAARMGQRLREAETASQQASHHLGNQQQALARDRQRLDEELNHFSTLLPADTLQALRSEPAATFLQLDQQIAQRLEQLEQQRDELDEQRQRQQTLEKEQDRQQTRVQQLEAARLQFSALSEQQQACQEKLAQLLGEHLSAEQWQQQLDQRLEQTREAEATANQQLQQVRNSLVQLAAELKARQEQAQSLDHELQALTTGIAQWRTGHPELDDAALEALLGLDEQHVGQLRQRLLNSEKAIEQASVLLTEREQRLHNHQAQHNGNLAPEQLAEALAELQTQFAVSEQRCAELRAEQAEDQRRQNANQALAQQIEQAYAEYQRWARLDALIGSATGDRFRKLAQAYNLDLLVHHANAQLRQLVRRYRLKRGGSMLGLLVMDTEMGDELRSVHSLSGGETFLVSLALALGLASMASSTLRIESLFIDEGFGSLDPESLQLAMDALDGLQAQGRKVAVISHVQEMHERIPVQIQVRRQGNGLSTVEVK